Proteins encoded by one window of Primulina huaijiensis isolate GDHJ02 chromosome 1, ASM1229523v2, whole genome shotgun sequence:
- the LOC140970994 gene encoding uncharacterized protein, with protein sequence METRGELGRHVGEGWRTLRYLGGANLPQDPALSFGPEDLRGVVTPHNDALVVTATIANYDVARIFIDNGSSVNVLFKSTLDQMKVEGFEFEPVSTPLYGFAEHAILPLGQMFIPLSLGHEPLRITKMMTFTVVDTPSAYNGILGRPALKDFRAVASIYHQKLKFPVGKGVGVLCEDQKVARQCYERIVKEEEKRGRKHSHGSLSSVLQL encoded by the coding sequence atggagactcggGGCGAGCTCGGAAGGCACGTGGGAGAAGGCTGGAGAACGTTGAGATATCTAGGGGGTGCAAACTTACCACAAGACCCCGCCCTCAGCTTTGGGCCGGAAGACCTCCGAGGTGTTGTGACTCCACATAACGATGCCTTAGTGGTAACGGCCACCATTGCCAATTATGATGTGGCGaggatatttattgataatggaagctccgTGAACGTCTTGTTCAAAAGCACGTTGGATCAAATGAAGGTGGAGggatttgagtttgagccgGTCTCCACCCCGCTGTATGGGTTTGCAGAACACGCCATTCTGCCTTTGGGTCAGATGTTCATCCCTCTATCTTTGGGACACGAACCTCTGCGTATAACAAAGATGATGACATTTACCGTGGTGGACACCCCATCCGCTTACAATGGAATTCTGGGGCGACCAGCCCTAAAGGATTTCAGAGCAGTAGCGTCCATATATCATCAGAAGCTGAAGTTTCCTGTGGGGAAGGGGGTTGGAGTCTTGTGCGAGGACCAGAAGGTCGCGCGTCAGTGTTATGAAAGAATCGtgaaggaagaagaaaagagaggTCGCAAGCATTCGCATGGAAGCTTAAGCTCAGTCTTACAGTTGTAG